Genomic DNA from Manihot esculenta cultivar AM560-2 chromosome 15, M.esculenta_v8, whole genome shotgun sequence:
CTGCAATAGAATAAGAACTACATTAATGCAAGGatagtatttattttaaagatgGATTATTCCGGTATGTAATATCTAATTACCTAACCCAAGAAACAGAACAAAATTCAACAGCCAAACAACTACTGAATTTCTTGGTAGATGTTAGAGGTAGCTAAGAAAGCCATGGAATATAAGCACCAAAGGGGTAAAATAGCAGATCCTTATTGATGACTGTGCCCTCATGTACCACATTACTAATTTCTACCATACCATTTCCATAAAAACCAAAATTTACATTTTCAAATACAACATGGAGAAAAATCATCCTATAATGCTGGGACATTTCTTCCTATAGTTTTAGCCTGAATTCTTCTAATTTCTGCATATATTTATGTGTATATAATTCTCAAGTAGCATAATTGGCTGGTCATAAAGTCTTTAATTGCACCTCATAAATCATATTGCCTTGACTCTTGAGTTTCAACTACACAGAACCAATTTATATTCAATGGGGAAGGGCAAGTCAGAAGTGTAATGATCACTCAGCTGATAACGAATTTACTTACATGTCAATGGCTGAATCTGACTCCATGTCAAGCTAAAGGTAAATATTCCACTGTCTTTTTTGAGCTCTGGAATTACTTCTGCAAGGTTGCTATATTTGGACTGAGCAACTGTCGTGCTGTCAATAAGATTTATGGAGCCTGAGCAAAAAGGTACCCCATCCTTCGACATTTGTACGGGACAATCAATAACATTGGCACCATCTGAAATAGCTTTCTGGTATGCCTTGTCGGTACAACCAGGGTAATCTCCACTTGCACCATTTTTTGAAATGACCAAAACTTTTGCTGCACCATAaacaagatgaatcaaaccaTACTATTCCAGAGATGTGtcagtaaaagtaaaatcttGTGATAACAAGCATTATGTAATAACAGCTTACCTTGTTCTGCAGCATTTTTGCCAATATGGGAAAAGCAACCTgcaacaaaagaaaaaggagaaattaGCTTCTCAAAAACATTTGTTTCTCTAAACCAGGATAACACACCAGCCTTAAGGTAGGCATTCCTCAAAAAgggcataatctagcaataggCAGAGGAGCTTTCTTTCTTAGATGGAATTTCCAATAACATTGAAAGTAAAGTTCAATTTTCAACCAATTAAGCTTGATCAAATTACAAATTCACATGTAATCAAGGAATAAACTAAGGCAAGCCAGGAGTTGCAGCAATTAAACCTAAAAGAGAGTTCCAGGTGAGCCAGCAATGCGAGCATTACTGCCAAATaaccaattaattaataattattcaaGCAAATGATGCTACCTAGTAAACACAATGTTGAGGAATCCACTATACTTGTTCCAAGAACAAATTACTTGCATTCATAGTTGATGATGCAATGAATGAACACTTGGAAGATGATGTTAGATGCAAGCAAGATAATAAAGTACTATTTCACAATCTGTATATACACAATTAGAGGGTAGATGAATGAAGAATATGGCTCACCTATCGCTGCTGATGGAGTTATTGGGAAGTCAGATAGCACTCCATCAACAGAGAATTCACCATTATCAATGAAAGATAGATATTCAGCTACTGGATCATAACTGTAATTGAAACTAAATGGAACATCATTGTAAAAATCTGACGCAAAAACTTCTAGGCCTGCCTTGTGTGCATCCAGGACAACAGAAGTATAAGGTTGTAAATAAAGACTTGAATCAACACGCCAAATGTAACCCTTGGGTATAAGAATACCAGAGGCAAATGTCTTGATAAATGTTAAATTCTTCAAGAGAGAATTGTAAGTCTGGTTTGTTGAAGGCTCAAAATCGTTAGGTCCTAGAAATCGGAAGACCAGCTTTGTTACATTAGGGTTGACTCTTGCAGCAATACTTCTCAGGAAAGCCACCTCTGGTGATGAGATATAATTGACAACCACTCTTCGAGATAGAGAAAGTACATAGCTTCTCATGTTCAAATTGTGTTGCATGAAGAATGCATCATGCTGCAAAAGAATCCAATAAAAAGGTTGGTCAAAGTAATAGCTAAGCAAGCATATTCCATTAAAATTGAAGGAATGGAATATTAACAATGATAGGAAaaggccaaaaaaaaaaacacataagATAAAACTAAGGCCTTTAATTTTAAAGTGCGCACCCATCATAAAAAGGAAAGGTTATTCTGCAACCTACCTGAATATTCAACCAAACGCCGCCTGGTGGTTTTAATGCAGTCACATTCTCAACCATCATAATTGGAAACGCATTGCCATCAAACTTGCCAGATCGAGAAAAGACACCCTGGATGTCTGTCACATATTAAAGTTATGTTAGAATCAGATTGTCACAGCATAAACAAGCAACAAATTTAACCATCAGATCGACCCAGATCAAAAGAATACAAAAACCAGAATTAAGTTGCTATAACTGTTCATTGTCTTTCCTAGGTAAGAGAAGCAAAGCAGGCAGTTCCATACAATTGAGTATCTGATATAAGAATTATATTGATAGAAAGCAGCTCTACTCAGGTTAATTTGACAAGTGATGCAAGTACATCCAAATCCCGAAGGCAAAACACAAATCTTTCaatctaaaattaaatgaacTGAGCTTTTGCCACAAAACAACAGTCATCATGCAGTGAACTAATAATACAACTGTCTCCCTTTTTTGTTTTGGTATGAATGATCTCAATCATCGTATTCAATACAGAGATGGTCCATCTAATAACAGTGAATTACAGGCCAGAAATAAGGCAATACCATGAACTCAGACAATGAACATCAGAGAAGCCTTGACCATGAAAAAATTCACTTGATAGTTGGAAATTTGAAAATTGGAATTGTAGGAAAGGAAATTTGATAGTTGTACTTAGTGAAAGTCATTGCTGACAGTCAGGGGCGGAGGGAAGGTACGGCAAGGgggggcacgtgccgtaccggcaaccggaaaatgctttgaagggggatgaaggtgccgcagcggcgcagccaGTGTCCTACCAAAGGGAAGCTCCTGGCTCCGCCACTGCTGACAATAATAAGATGTACTTTTCACTTCTATCTATCCTTCCCACCAAAATCCACAAGCATGGCTTCTCGCCAATGAATTTCCAAATGCAGAAGTGCAGGTATTATATAACAGTAGCAAGATGAAAATAATAGTAAACCACATGTGTAAAAGTAATCAAGACATCAAAAATTGACAAGTTTGGTTAAGATAAAATAAACTCACAAAAGACATTTGATATTAATTCACTGAAATTGAAATCCGTTGAAAACCATCCTTGAGTGCGGACACCATTGACTAAGTAAGTCTTGACCCTATTTTTGTAAACAAATGAAATGTCTGTAGAATTTTCTAGCCTGACATCAGGAGCACAAATCCCTACTCCATCTTTGGTCAACTGCACATCACACCATAGAATTACATGGGGTACACTGATTTGCAGTGCCAATTGATAAGCAAACAAGCTTGAATCTGGAAATATTCCAGAAAATCCTCCACGTGCGACAACTAAAGGTGGATTTCCTGCAAAGGAAATTGAATAAGTGAGCCTATGCAACATACAGCCAGAAAAGCACATGAAATTATCACTGAAACTTGATTCCATAGCTAAATGATTTACATGCTCTTTTTCTCAATCCAGCATGTTCTATTTCTGCTGTATTTAACGTAACTCAAACATTGAGGCAGTAAAGGGACATGTATTAAACCAGATATACAGTTTTATTCTCCATGCATATGATTTGTTCAGCTCGGAttccatatatatatttttggcaTCATAAGAGATCATATGATGCAAAGCAAAGAAATTTAAAGGGAAAATAAAAaccaaatattaattttctttcttctttaaaggaggttccttttcttttgtttctgcCAGTTTCCTCGGCTTGAAGACTTGGTCACACCAGTGTATCGCAATAATACAATGGATTAAGTGCCACGTACTTTAGCGTCTCAACTCATCCGCTTGTGGGACTCGTTCATTGGATTGGTCTAATTCTTTCTTCCATTCGTGGAGAAAGCGAGAGAGAGACCGTTTAATGAGAAAACAAATATTTAGGAAAACAAACTTAGTCCAACAGAAAGAAATAGAGATTTATCCTATATAGACAATCCACGAAAAGCGAAACTAATTACACCTTCATTTTTGGAAACCAGTTGAGATCCAATATACGAATACCTTCATCAGGCCAAGCTATGGTTAATTGATAGAGAAATCTTAGTGAATAGAGCTTTCAATAATCACTCCAATTTCAGAATACATTTGCCTGTACGGCCaaaacaattatttaaaaaaaaaaaatcaatggtCATTTTATCAGAACAACGACCAAAATATGATAAAGATATTGGTTTTTTCAAAAGCTCTAGGATATCtagatttcaaaaaaataagacaaatattgaataaaatctcaTTATTTAAGACAAAACTTTGCCAAATAAATAAGAAGGATAAATACCTCAATACTGAGCATAACGAAACCAACAAAACGTCATCGAGGTAAAATAACTTCATCATTTAAAGAAGAATAACGCGGAGATCAGAAAATATTAGCATTCTTCCGTCACTAATTTTCCCGAGCTTTCTCAGGAACAAAATGAAATTCTTTACCAAAAAAACAGGCTAAGATTCGATTGAAGAAATGCCACTAGTTGCAGTCGATAAAAGATCAAACTTACATGCATTTTCTACAAAGAAATAGCAAGCACTGGAACCGAATTCCAGATGGATAAAGtggaaaaaaaaatagcaaGAAGGGGAAAAACAGGACTGACCGCTAAGTGTCTGCCAGCGATTAGTAGATCCCTGAGCAGAAACCAGAGTTCCTAACGAGTAAAGTAGCAGAAATGCAGCCAGTAGAGAAGTAAAAGCGCGTGAACTGGACATTGCAGCCGGAGGTTCTCGCCGGCAACTCATCAACGGAGCGTAGCAGCTCCCAGTCAGGTAACCTCGGAAAACGTGCGAGATTTGATAaacttgagagagagagagggagaggaaAGGTGAATGAAGCTCTGGAGCTTTTCAGGCTGGCTTTTctggattttttatatattgagaattattttaattagagaAATAATATGGACTAAACAAATGCTAAGTAGTTTTTTAATGTCAGTGCAGTTAAGGGGGGAAAAAAAATCATACGGCTACGCGTTTCGGTTTTCTTACTGAAAACCGGCTTACAGCTGCAGCTCGCTGACAATTTGGCTCCAGCATGCTGCTGATTTTtcgttttcctttttttttttttttaatttctaatgtTGCTCAGCATTCGATAATGGAGTTTGTCTTTTTCTTGATGTTTTTACTTGGTCAGTTCTCTTAGTTTTTGTTGACATTTCTCTAATCCAGGCGAATTCCACTTGGACACATGTTGATAAATTCCTAATTTCTTAagttcttaaaaaatattatttaaagatAATCCATTGTTAAAGACTCATAATTATgacaaataatttgaaaaattgatAAACTTTTATATCTTTGATTACTAATAATGTAATATATGTTAGATGAAGGAAATATTCCACGTGAGCTATAACAACTTCCAGCTCAGCAGACTATTcaattcatttaattaaaaataaatcatgctttcaaaAAAGTTATAATGTTGAAATTAAGGATGGTAAAACATACCGTTATTTCAAGTGGGTCAAAATTAAGACCACCTTTTTTTCATTCCTTAatgtttaattataataaaataaaccaaagtaaatatttaaaaatcctaaatagtttatttaaaattttaaattaatatatgttaACTTTACGGACTTTAAGCTACTAAAATTATtggttctttcttttttaacagcGCCAGGAAAAatgtttatttctttctttttttttttatttttgtctgAAATCCAAGTTGTTTCTCACATAATGCGAGATAGACGATGGAGCCGCCAGCCATGAGCTTGAGTTGCAACCAGACTGTGCTTATTGGACTACAGCTATACAGGGTCCACAAAGTGGGCAGAGACAATCTGGCTATTGCTGAAATGGCATTAATTTATTGGCAGTTCACACTGAGGTTAGCTAAACGCGCAGAGCGGGCCAGGGaagttgaaaaatatatatatatcttaaaatatcttaacattttaaaattttattaattaattttaattattaaatattttattatttaattattgtaattaaaaaaaataattaatgttttaattttataaaaaattattacttaattatttgtattaaatgaattttaaatttttttataatatttaatattaaaacttaattaaaaaattaattaacattttactattttttaaaagatgCTTCAATATATTTTATCCATACTACAATAATTAAGTAGTATAtttaacaaaacaaaaaacccaAATTTCCCGCTATTACTTGCAATCCACAGACCAATTCCGAGGGTTTATAATGAGCCATTTGGCGACATTGACTCTCTGGGGTCGATGTCCAGTATCGGGTCGGGTCGAATTATTCCACGACAATTCGTTAAACACCATTTTGTTCCTATTAGTAGACTGACCATATTGGTAATTTTGATAATGACCGAATTGAATTGTTAAATTGCAATTTGCATATatgaaatgaatttaaaaattgaaataaaaaatttatattagaaaatgaaatgacaaaaaaaaaaaaaagatttcttTGATAAATTTCGTTGAGGACAGGCATTAGCGACGAAATGTCCAGGGCCACCTATacgtaaaaaagaaaaataataatgttgATGGATGTGGATGATTAAATGCATAGCATCTGTgaagtattatttttatatggagagagagagagagagagagagagagagactttGTGTGGAAGAAACGTTTGATTTATTTACGGGAAGAGTAAATAATGATTTGGTTCAACGTAGAAGCGAGTGAGGAAATAATGAGTAGGAAGCAAAATCAATTACAGCAGCAAATTTCttgagttttttctttttcttcatttttttactTGTGGAGGTGGACCGAGTCGTcctttcaaaatcaaacccaacCTTACTCTTAAACCATgaaataaatgttaaaattttgtAAATCAAACCCGAACCCCTTTTTTCCggcttttatataattatataaatataaaaatatatatatatctaacgTTCAGGCTCAAACAATTCAATTTTGTTTGATTAGcataatataaatttacaattttCAAAATTCAGTAGGAAAATTATTTTGGCAAGAAGATTCAGTGCCAAAGCTGTACATCTGGCAGCACATGGATtgtgaaatattaaaataaattagacgGCTCATCATTTGTACCAAATTATTAACCATTTTTGCATtaccatttttttaaaatattagttagTAATATATTTTAAGGATCCAAAATGACTAAGTGGAATAAGTTGGAGAGGCAGAAGGAGACAAATACAATGAAGGAATTGAGAGTGGGGCCGTGGGCAGGGCAATGTAAGAGCGAGGTTTGTGAAAACGTGGAAAAGGGTCCCACTCACTAGTGAAGGAGTGAGTGCACGTTGAATTGATGGTGGGGACAAATTAGAAAGAGACGCAACGATATCATAGATGATAGTGATGAGGCGCACTCCATTCCAACTCCAATGCGTTTTGTTTGGACATTCTAGagataccaaaaaaaaaaagaaaccttTGAACCGCATCCGCAGGTTTGATTTAGTAGTAAATGAATCTAAAAGGACCTGGGGGATTTCAGATTATTAGAACATAGAAGACAAAGCAGAACAGAAGAGCAAGGCAGGGCAGGGGCATGTGGTAGTTAAATAATATCAAACATTAACTAATAACATAAAGatatgttgatttttctttacaatcatggcacacttcattttgatatattttagttCTTGAtgcatattattatatttaatattaattatttgaatatttatctttattaatttatttatggcGTAAATCGACCATTGATGCTTCGTACGCCATTTTAAGATTCCCATGAAATGGAATCTTCCTTtggcaaaaaaatttaaaaaaaaaaattctttacgTTTGTAATGGGGCAGTAACATGCGACTCAGACCAAgtcaaactaatttattaaattttagctaAAAATGATAATCTTATCActtgtataatttattaattttgaaatagttaacttgtttttttttaaagaaacttTAAATTAActgaaatcaaatcaaataaaaaaaattattatatcattttgaattatatataaatattttggtATACTAATTTGATTTTCTATGCATGATGTCAATTGCATGGTGAATTGACTTGATCTTCTTACCACCATCCTTTCTCAtccttttatatattaattaggaCTTTTTTATACAATAAATGCTAATAGCAATCTCCTCTGCAAGAGATCT
This window encodes:
- the LOC110601671 gene encoding glycerophosphodiester phosphodiesterase GDPDL3, whose amino-acid sequence is MSCRREPPAAMSSSRAFTSLLAAFLLLYSLGTLVSAQGSTNRWQTLSGNPPLVVARGGFSGIFPDSSLFAYQLALQISVPHVILWCDVQLTKDGVGICAPDVRLENSTDISFVYKNRVKTYLVNGVRTQGWFSTDFNFSELISNVFYIQGVFSRSGKFDGNAFPIMMVENVTALKPPGGVWLNIQHDAFFMQHNLNMRSYVLSLSRRVVVNYISSPEVAFLRSIAARVNPNVTKLVFRFLGPNDFEPSTNQTYNSLLKNLTFIKTFASGILIPKGYIWRVDSSLYLQPYTSVVLDAHKAGLEVFASDFYNDVPFSFNYSYDPVAEYLSFIDNGEFSVDGVLSDFPITPSAAIGCFSHIGKNAAEQAKVLVISKNGASGDYPGCTDKAYQKAISDGANVIDCPVQMSKDGVPFCSGSINLIDSTTVAQSKYSNLAEVIPELKKDSGIFTFSLTWSQIQPLTSVIESPYAKYQLFRNPKFRNDGKLLSLHDFLALAKNTSSLSGVLISIENAPYLIEKQQLPVTDAVLDVLSKAGYDKQTDLEVMIQSSNSSVLMKFKDQHNYKLVYKVDENIRDALDATINDIKKFADSVVISKNSVFPDNSLFLTGATDVVPRLNSAGLPVYVETFSNEFVSQAWDFFSDATVEINSYVMGANISGVITDFPLTSSRYKKNRCLNLGKSAPPYMTPVQPGSLMQLITPDYLPPAEAPNPVLTESDVMEPPLPSFVARAPTSSPGNGTGQSAAAPRPSGQPKIVACFFLTNLATIFTILSLL